One genomic region from Athalia rosae chromosome 3, iyAthRosa1.1, whole genome shotgun sequence encodes:
- the LOC105686338 gene encoding serine/threonine-protein kinase tousled-like 2 isoform X4 has protein sequence MTDNCWNSGGGAGVKMEHFQAALDPRKQELLEARFLGARGGPNNNAPAKNAVNSTQSSSAVANPGRCGQPTALGIDWTRRDNAPARDHRNSSSSTSQVQGQLSQMSAGSQIQMAPQSTVNSGQSVHSQDSNMSTGSSHSDKEVDPNTPEKVPRTPSERKRKRKYPPSPQQLLSPQVTTPNSSVAEFSSLMQPPRPHPQPPPPPPPASTQPASSMVSKQVQTELTCQRIQEFETQASSDLELRNNKIDELNRVSGRFSSQQSNNQLSGTTEELRHQMANQQKVIEQHKSHINKCIDVVKKLLKEKSNIEKKEARQKCMQNRLRLGQFVTQRVGATFQENWTDGYAFQELARRQEEITTEREEIDRQKKLLLKKRPSNSETGRKRSQPQPSLHNGTEATFLKPDAVPGSYTWQEYYEADEILKLRQSALKKEDADLQLEMEKLERERNLHIRELKRIHNEDQSRFNSHPVLNERYLLLMLLGKGGFSEVHKAFDLKEQRYVACKVHQLNKDWKEDKKANYIKHALREYNIHKSLDHPRVVKLYDVFEIDANSFCTVLEYCDGHDLDFYLKQHKTIPEREARSIVMQVVSALKYLNEIKPPVIHYDLKPGNILLTEGNVCGEIKITDFGLSKVMDEENYNPDHGMDLTSQGAGTYWYLPPECFVVGKNPPKISSKVDVWSVGVIFYQCLYGKKPFGHNQSQATILEENTILKATEVQFANKPTVSNEAKSFIRSCLAYRKEERIDVLTLARHEYLQPPVPKHNRQANSQQQQQQQQQQIQQQQQQTSFTTGMFSGMNASSSS, from the exons ATGACTGATAACTGCTGGAACTCTGGTGGTG GCGCTGGAGTCAAGATGGAGCACTTTCAAGCTGCCCTGGACCCCAGGAAGCAGGAATTGCTGGAGGCTCGTTTCCTCGGAGCAAGG GGTGGTCCGAACAACAACGCGCCTGCTAAAAATGCTGTTAACAGCACGCAATCATCGTCCGCGGTTGCGAATCCTGGCAGGTGCGGACAGCCCACTGCCCTGGGAATAGATTGGACACGACGCGACAATGCCCCTGCTCGTGACCACAGGAACTCGTCCTCTTCCACGAGTCAAGTCCAGGGTCAGCTTTCTCAG ATGTCTGCTGGATCACAAATTCAGATGGCACCCCAATCAACTGTAAACTCTGGTCAGTCGGTACATAGTCAAGACTCGAATATGAGCACCG GCTCGTCGCATAGTGACAAGGAGGTGGACCCAAACACGCCTGAGAAGGTGCCGAGGACTCCTtcggaaaggaaaagaaagcgCAAG TACCCACCATCGCCACAGCAATTGTTGTCACCACAAGTAACGACACCAAATTCTTCGGTGGCGGAATTTTCTTCGTTGATGCAGCCACCGCGACCCCATCCACAGCCTCCACCTCCCCCTCCACCGGCCTCTACACAGCCTGCGAGCTCGATGGTCAGCAAGCAGGTGCAG ACGGAGCTTACTTGCCAGAGGATACAAGAATTTGAAACACAAGCCTCTTCAGATTTGGAACtacgtaataataaaattgacgaattgAACCGAGTAAGTGGACGTTTTTCTAGCCAACAAAGCAATAACCAGCTCTCAGGT ACAACAGAGGAGCTTAGGCATCAAATGGCTAATCAGCAAAAGGTGATCGAGCAGCACAAATCACATATAAATAAGTGTATAGACGTTGTAAAGAAgttattaaaagaaaaatcaaacatagaaaaaaaggaagctaGACAAAAGTGCATGCAAAATAGACTGAGGCTGGGTCAGTTTGTGACTCAGAGGGTAGGAGCTACTTTTCAAGAAAATTGGACCGACGGATACGCGTTCCAAGAATTGGCGCGGCGGCAGGAAGAAATAACGACGGAACGAGAAGAAATTGatagacagaaaaaattaCTTCTCAAAAAAAGGCCGTCTAATAGTGAGACGGGTCGAAAACGTAGCCAACCTCAACCGTCATTGCATAATGGTACCGAAGCTACTTTTCTCAAACCTGACGCAGTTCCGGGTTCTTATACATGGCAGGAATACTACGAAGCTGATGAAATACTAAAG TTGAGACAAAGCGCGTTGAAGAAAGAAGATGCAGATCTGCAacttgaaatggaaaaacttgAGAGGGAACGCAACTTACACATTAGAGAACTGAAACGTATACACAACGAGGACCAATCACGCTTCAACTCTCATCCTGTGCTCAACGAGCGATACCTTTTACTCATGCTCTTAGGAAAGGGAGGTTTCAGCGAAGTGCATAAG GCATTTGATCTAAAAGAACAACGCTATGTAGCCTGCAAGGTACATCAACTTAATAAAGACtggaaagaagataaaaaagccAATTATATCAA gCACGCACTACGGGAATATAATATTCACAAGTCGCTAGATCATCCCAGAGTTGTAAAACTATACGATGTCTTTGAAATTGACGCTAATTCGTTCTGTACAGTTTTGGAGTATTGCGATGGTCACGATTTAGATTTCTACCTCAAACAG catAAAACTATACCGGAGAGGGAAGCGAGATCAATCGTGATGCAGGTCGTATCTGCTCTCAAGTAtcttaacgaaataaaaccaCCCGTCATTCACTACGATTTGAAACCAG gTAATATTTTGTTAACCGAAGGAAATGTCTGTGGTGAAATTAAAATCACAGATTTTGGATTAAGTAAAGTTATGgacgaagaaaattacaaTCCAGATCATGGAATGGATCTAACTTCACAAGGAGCTGGTACCTACTG GTACCTCCCACCGGAGTGTTTCGTTGTTGGGAAAAATCCACCAAAAATATCATCGAAGGTTGATGTCTGGAGTGTTGGCGTTATATTCTATCAATGTCTCTATGGCAAAAAG ccatTTGGTCATAATCAGTCGCAGGCAACAATCTTAGAGGAAAATACAATACTAAAGGCAACAGAGGTTCAGTTCGCCAACAAACCAACAGTGAGCAACGAAGCTAAG AGCTTTATTCGAAGCTGTTTAGCGTATAGGAAAGAGGAGCGTATAGACGTGCTGACGTTGGCCCGACACGAATACCTACAGCCTCCGGTGCCAAAGCATAACCGTCAGGCTAAcagccagcagcagcagcaacaacagcagcaacaaatccagcagcagcaacagcaaacGTCGTTTACCACTGGAATGTTCAGTGGTATGAATGCGTCTAGCAGTTCGTAG
- the LOC105686338 gene encoding serine/threonine-protein kinase tousled-like 2 isoform X2, producing MAMAVCRLPAVTSQPLQGGPNNNAPAKNAVNSTQSSSAVANPGRCGQPTALGIDWTRRDNAPARDHRNSSSSTSQVQGQLSQMSAGSQIQMAPQSTVNSGQSVHSQDSNMSTGSSHSDKEVDPNTPEKVPRTPSERKRKRKVDDGVGGVPGGPVGGKGARSAAAMENKKINEYFVKHHPGNSPIRLAGAKSPSPQQGYPMYPPSPQQLLSPQVTTPNSSVAEFSSLMQPPRPHPQPPPPPPPASTQPASSMVSKQVQVRPTNLPRTSQVRQAKTNTPNTELTCQRIQEFETQASSDLELRNNKIDELNRTTEELRHQMANQQKVIEQHKSHINKCIDVVKKLLKEKSNIEKKEARQKCMQNRLRLGQFVTQRVGATFQENWTDGYAFQELARRQEEITTEREEIDRQKKLLLKKRPSNSETGRKRSQPQPSLHNGTEATFLKPDAVPGSYTWQEYYEADEILKLRQSALKKEDADLQLEMEKLERERNLHIRELKRIHNEDQSRFNSHPVLNERYLLLMLLGKGGFSEVHKAFDLKEQRYVACKVHQLNKDWKEDKKANYIKHALREYNIHKSLDHPRVVKLYDVFEIDANSFCTVLEYCDGHDLDFYLKQHKTIPEREARSIVMQVVSALKYLNEIKPPVIHYDLKPGNILLTEGNVCGEIKITDFGLSKVMDEENYNPDHGMDLTSQGAGTYWYLPPECFVVGKNPPKISSKVDVWSVGVIFYQCLYGKKPFGHNQSQATILEENTILKATEVQFANKPTVSNEAKSFIRSCLAYRKEERIDVLTLARHEYLQPPVPKHNRQANSQQQQQQQQQQIQQQQQQTSFTTGMFSGMNASSSS from the exons ATGGCGATGGCTGTGTGTCGTCTGCCTGCGGTGACGTCACAGCCTCTgcag GGTGGTCCGAACAACAACGCGCCTGCTAAAAATGCTGTTAACAGCACGCAATCATCGTCCGCGGTTGCGAATCCTGGCAGGTGCGGACAGCCCACTGCCCTGGGAATAGATTGGACACGACGCGACAATGCCCCTGCTCGTGACCACAGGAACTCGTCCTCTTCCACGAGTCAAGTCCAGGGTCAGCTTTCTCAG ATGTCTGCTGGATCACAAATTCAGATGGCACCCCAATCAACTGTAAACTCTGGTCAGTCGGTACATAGTCAAGACTCGAATATGAGCACCG GCTCGTCGCATAGTGACAAGGAGGTGGACCCAAACACGCCTGAGAAGGTGCCGAGGACTCCTtcggaaaggaaaagaaagcgCAAGGTAGATGACGGGGTCGGGGGGGTGCCAGGGGGACCTGTGGGGGGCAAGGGGGCTCGATCGGCCGCTGCCATGGAAAACAAGAAGATCAACGAGTACTTTGTCAAGCACCATCCAGGCAATAGCCCCATTCGATTAGCTGGAGCTAAGAGCCCCTCCCCCCAACAAGGATACCCCATG TACCCACCATCGCCACAGCAATTGTTGTCACCACAAGTAACGACACCAAATTCTTCGGTGGCGGAATTTTCTTCGTTGATGCAGCCACCGCGACCCCATCCACAGCCTCCACCTCCCCCTCCACCGGCCTCTACACAGCCTGCGAGCTCGATGGTCAGCAAGCAGGTGCAGGTAAGGCCTACCAACCTCCCTAGGACAAGCCAGGTCAGGCAAGCGAAGACTAACACCCCAAAT ACGGAGCTTACTTGCCAGAGGATACAAGAATTTGAAACACAAGCCTCTTCAGATTTGGAACtacgtaataataaaattgacgaattgAACCGA ACAACAGAGGAGCTTAGGCATCAAATGGCTAATCAGCAAAAGGTGATCGAGCAGCACAAATCACATATAAATAAGTGTATAGACGTTGTAAAGAAgttattaaaagaaaaatcaaacatagaaaaaaaggaagctaGACAAAAGTGCATGCAAAATAGACTGAGGCTGGGTCAGTTTGTGACTCAGAGGGTAGGAGCTACTTTTCAAGAAAATTGGACCGACGGATACGCGTTCCAAGAATTGGCGCGGCGGCAGGAAGAAATAACGACGGAACGAGAAGAAATTGatagacagaaaaaattaCTTCTCAAAAAAAGGCCGTCTAATAGTGAGACGGGTCGAAAACGTAGCCAACCTCAACCGTCATTGCATAATGGTACCGAAGCTACTTTTCTCAAACCTGACGCAGTTCCGGGTTCTTATACATGGCAGGAATACTACGAAGCTGATGAAATACTAAAG TTGAGACAAAGCGCGTTGAAGAAAGAAGATGCAGATCTGCAacttgaaatggaaaaacttgAGAGGGAACGCAACTTACACATTAGAGAACTGAAACGTATACACAACGAGGACCAATCACGCTTCAACTCTCATCCTGTGCTCAACGAGCGATACCTTTTACTCATGCTCTTAGGAAAGGGAGGTTTCAGCGAAGTGCATAAG GCATTTGATCTAAAAGAACAACGCTATGTAGCCTGCAAGGTACATCAACTTAATAAAGACtggaaagaagataaaaaagccAATTATATCAA gCACGCACTACGGGAATATAATATTCACAAGTCGCTAGATCATCCCAGAGTTGTAAAACTATACGATGTCTTTGAAATTGACGCTAATTCGTTCTGTACAGTTTTGGAGTATTGCGATGGTCACGATTTAGATTTCTACCTCAAACAG catAAAACTATACCGGAGAGGGAAGCGAGATCAATCGTGATGCAGGTCGTATCTGCTCTCAAGTAtcttaacgaaataaaaccaCCCGTCATTCACTACGATTTGAAACCAG gTAATATTTTGTTAACCGAAGGAAATGTCTGTGGTGAAATTAAAATCACAGATTTTGGATTAAGTAAAGTTATGgacgaagaaaattacaaTCCAGATCATGGAATGGATCTAACTTCACAAGGAGCTGGTACCTACTG GTACCTCCCACCGGAGTGTTTCGTTGTTGGGAAAAATCCACCAAAAATATCATCGAAGGTTGATGTCTGGAGTGTTGGCGTTATATTCTATCAATGTCTCTATGGCAAAAAG ccatTTGGTCATAATCAGTCGCAGGCAACAATCTTAGAGGAAAATACAATACTAAAGGCAACAGAGGTTCAGTTCGCCAACAAACCAACAGTGAGCAACGAAGCTAAG AGCTTTATTCGAAGCTGTTTAGCGTATAGGAAAGAGGAGCGTATAGACGTGCTGACGTTGGCCCGACACGAATACCTACAGCCTCCGGTGCCAAAGCATAACCGTCAGGCTAAcagccagcagcagcagcaacaacagcagcaacaaatccagcagcagcaacagcaaacGTCGTTTACCACTGGAATGTTCAGTGGTATGAATGCGTCTAGCAGTTCGTAG
- the LOC105686338 gene encoding serine/threonine-protein kinase tousled-like 2 isoform X8: protein MGLCRRPSWKMSAGSQIQMAPQSTVNSGQSVHSQDSNMSTGSSHSDKEVDPNTPEKVPRTPSERKRKRKVDDGVGGVPGGPVGGKGARSAAAMENKKINEYFVKHHPGNSPIRLAGAKSPSPQQGYPMYPPSPQQLLSPQVTTPNSSVAEFSSLMQPPRPHPQPPPPPPPASTQPASSMVSKQVQVRPTNLPRTSQVRQAKTNTPNTELTCQRIQEFETQASSDLELRNNKIDELNRTTEELRHQMANQQKVIEQHKSHINKCIDVVKKLLKEKSNIEKKEARQKCMQNRLRLGQFVTQRVGATFQENWTDGYAFQELARRQEEITTEREEIDRQKKLLLKKRPSNSETGRKRSQPQPSLHNGTEATFLKPDAVPGSYTWQEYYEADEILKLRQSALKKEDADLQLEMEKLERERNLHIRELKRIHNEDQSRFNSHPVLNERYLLLMLLGKGGFSEVHKAFDLKEQRYVACKVHQLNKDWKEDKKANYIKHALREYNIHKSLDHPRVVKLYDVFEIDANSFCTVLEYCDGHDLDFYLKQHKTIPEREARSIVMQVVSALKYLNEIKPPVIHYDLKPGNILLTEGNVCGEIKITDFGLSKVMDEENYNPDHGMDLTSQGAGTYWYLPPECFVVGKNPPKISSKVDVWSVGVIFYQCLYGKKPFGHNQSQATILEENTILKATEVQFANKPTVSNEAKSFIRSCLAYRKEERIDVLTLARHEYLQPPVPKHNRQANSQQQQQQQQQQIQQQQQQTSFTTGMFSGMNASSSS from the exons ATGGGGCTCTGTCGTAGACCGTCCTGGAAG ATGTCTGCTGGATCACAAATTCAGATGGCACCCCAATCAACTGTAAACTCTGGTCAGTCGGTACATAGTCAAGACTCGAATATGAGCACCG GCTCGTCGCATAGTGACAAGGAGGTGGACCCAAACACGCCTGAGAAGGTGCCGAGGACTCCTtcggaaaggaaaagaaagcgCAAGGTAGATGACGGGGTCGGGGGGGTGCCAGGGGGACCTGTGGGGGGCAAGGGGGCTCGATCGGCCGCTGCCATGGAAAACAAGAAGATCAACGAGTACTTTGTCAAGCACCATCCAGGCAATAGCCCCATTCGATTAGCTGGAGCTAAGAGCCCCTCCCCCCAACAAGGATACCCCATG TACCCACCATCGCCACAGCAATTGTTGTCACCACAAGTAACGACACCAAATTCTTCGGTGGCGGAATTTTCTTCGTTGATGCAGCCACCGCGACCCCATCCACAGCCTCCACCTCCCCCTCCACCGGCCTCTACACAGCCTGCGAGCTCGATGGTCAGCAAGCAGGTGCAGGTAAGGCCTACCAACCTCCCTAGGACAAGCCAGGTCAGGCAAGCGAAGACTAACACCCCAAAT ACGGAGCTTACTTGCCAGAGGATACAAGAATTTGAAACACAAGCCTCTTCAGATTTGGAACtacgtaataataaaattgacgaattgAACCGA ACAACAGAGGAGCTTAGGCATCAAATGGCTAATCAGCAAAAGGTGATCGAGCAGCACAAATCACATATAAATAAGTGTATAGACGTTGTAAAGAAgttattaaaagaaaaatcaaacatagaaaaaaaggaagctaGACAAAAGTGCATGCAAAATAGACTGAGGCTGGGTCAGTTTGTGACTCAGAGGGTAGGAGCTACTTTTCAAGAAAATTGGACCGACGGATACGCGTTCCAAGAATTGGCGCGGCGGCAGGAAGAAATAACGACGGAACGAGAAGAAATTGatagacagaaaaaattaCTTCTCAAAAAAAGGCCGTCTAATAGTGAGACGGGTCGAAAACGTAGCCAACCTCAACCGTCATTGCATAATGGTACCGAAGCTACTTTTCTCAAACCTGACGCAGTTCCGGGTTCTTATACATGGCAGGAATACTACGAAGCTGATGAAATACTAAAG TTGAGACAAAGCGCGTTGAAGAAAGAAGATGCAGATCTGCAacttgaaatggaaaaacttgAGAGGGAACGCAACTTACACATTAGAGAACTGAAACGTATACACAACGAGGACCAATCACGCTTCAACTCTCATCCTGTGCTCAACGAGCGATACCTTTTACTCATGCTCTTAGGAAAGGGAGGTTTCAGCGAAGTGCATAAG GCATTTGATCTAAAAGAACAACGCTATGTAGCCTGCAAGGTACATCAACTTAATAAAGACtggaaagaagataaaaaagccAATTATATCAA gCACGCACTACGGGAATATAATATTCACAAGTCGCTAGATCATCCCAGAGTTGTAAAACTATACGATGTCTTTGAAATTGACGCTAATTCGTTCTGTACAGTTTTGGAGTATTGCGATGGTCACGATTTAGATTTCTACCTCAAACAG catAAAACTATACCGGAGAGGGAAGCGAGATCAATCGTGATGCAGGTCGTATCTGCTCTCAAGTAtcttaacgaaataaaaccaCCCGTCATTCACTACGATTTGAAACCAG gTAATATTTTGTTAACCGAAGGAAATGTCTGTGGTGAAATTAAAATCACAGATTTTGGATTAAGTAAAGTTATGgacgaagaaaattacaaTCCAGATCATGGAATGGATCTAACTTCACAAGGAGCTGGTACCTACTG GTACCTCCCACCGGAGTGTTTCGTTGTTGGGAAAAATCCACCAAAAATATCATCGAAGGTTGATGTCTGGAGTGTTGGCGTTATATTCTATCAATGTCTCTATGGCAAAAAG ccatTTGGTCATAATCAGTCGCAGGCAACAATCTTAGAGGAAAATACAATACTAAAGGCAACAGAGGTTCAGTTCGCCAACAAACCAACAGTGAGCAACGAAGCTAAG AGCTTTATTCGAAGCTGTTTAGCGTATAGGAAAGAGGAGCGTATAGACGTGCTGACGTTGGCCCGACACGAATACCTACAGCCTCCGGTGCCAAAGCATAACCGTCAGGCTAAcagccagcagcagcagcaacaacagcagcaacaaatccagcagcagcaacagcaaacGTCGTTTACCACTGGAATGTTCAGTGGTATGAATGCGTCTAGCAGTTCGTAG
- the LOC105686338 gene encoding serine/threonine-protein kinase tousled-like 2 isoform X7: MAMAVCRLPAVTSQPLQMSAGSQIQMAPQSTVNSGQSVHSQDSNMSTGSSHSDKEVDPNTPEKVPRTPSERKRKRKVDDGVGGVPGGPVGGKGARSAAAMENKKINEYFVKHHPGNSPIRLAGAKSPSPQQGYPMYPPSPQQLLSPQVTTPNSSVAEFSSLMQPPRPHPQPPPPPPPASTQPASSMVSKQVQVRPTNLPRTSQVRQAKTNTPNTELTCQRIQEFETQASSDLELRNNKIDELNRTTEELRHQMANQQKVIEQHKSHINKCIDVVKKLLKEKSNIEKKEARQKCMQNRLRLGQFVTQRVGATFQENWTDGYAFQELARRQEEITTEREEIDRQKKLLLKKRPSNSETGRKRSQPQPSLHNGTEATFLKPDAVPGSYTWQEYYEADEILKLRQSALKKEDADLQLEMEKLERERNLHIRELKRIHNEDQSRFNSHPVLNERYLLLMLLGKGGFSEVHKAFDLKEQRYVACKVHQLNKDWKEDKKANYIKHALREYNIHKSLDHPRVVKLYDVFEIDANSFCTVLEYCDGHDLDFYLKQHKTIPEREARSIVMQVVSALKYLNEIKPPVIHYDLKPGNILLTEGNVCGEIKITDFGLSKVMDEENYNPDHGMDLTSQGAGTYWYLPPECFVVGKNPPKISSKVDVWSVGVIFYQCLYGKKPFGHNQSQATILEENTILKATEVQFANKPTVSNEAKSFIRSCLAYRKEERIDVLTLARHEYLQPPVPKHNRQANSQQQQQQQQQQIQQQQQQTSFTTGMFSGMNASSSS; encoded by the exons ATGGCGATGGCTGTGTGTCGTCTGCCTGCGGTGACGTCACAGCCTCTgcag ATGTCTGCTGGATCACAAATTCAGATGGCACCCCAATCAACTGTAAACTCTGGTCAGTCGGTACATAGTCAAGACTCGAATATGAGCACCG GCTCGTCGCATAGTGACAAGGAGGTGGACCCAAACACGCCTGAGAAGGTGCCGAGGACTCCTtcggaaaggaaaagaaagcgCAAGGTAGATGACGGGGTCGGGGGGGTGCCAGGGGGACCTGTGGGGGGCAAGGGGGCTCGATCGGCCGCTGCCATGGAAAACAAGAAGATCAACGAGTACTTTGTCAAGCACCATCCAGGCAATAGCCCCATTCGATTAGCTGGAGCTAAGAGCCCCTCCCCCCAACAAGGATACCCCATG TACCCACCATCGCCACAGCAATTGTTGTCACCACAAGTAACGACACCAAATTCTTCGGTGGCGGAATTTTCTTCGTTGATGCAGCCACCGCGACCCCATCCACAGCCTCCACCTCCCCCTCCACCGGCCTCTACACAGCCTGCGAGCTCGATGGTCAGCAAGCAGGTGCAGGTAAGGCCTACCAACCTCCCTAGGACAAGCCAGGTCAGGCAAGCGAAGACTAACACCCCAAAT ACGGAGCTTACTTGCCAGAGGATACAAGAATTTGAAACACAAGCCTCTTCAGATTTGGAACtacgtaataataaaattgacgaattgAACCGA ACAACAGAGGAGCTTAGGCATCAAATGGCTAATCAGCAAAAGGTGATCGAGCAGCACAAATCACATATAAATAAGTGTATAGACGTTGTAAAGAAgttattaaaagaaaaatcaaacatagaaaaaaaggaagctaGACAAAAGTGCATGCAAAATAGACTGAGGCTGGGTCAGTTTGTGACTCAGAGGGTAGGAGCTACTTTTCAAGAAAATTGGACCGACGGATACGCGTTCCAAGAATTGGCGCGGCGGCAGGAAGAAATAACGACGGAACGAGAAGAAATTGatagacagaaaaaattaCTTCTCAAAAAAAGGCCGTCTAATAGTGAGACGGGTCGAAAACGTAGCCAACCTCAACCGTCATTGCATAATGGTACCGAAGCTACTTTTCTCAAACCTGACGCAGTTCCGGGTTCTTATACATGGCAGGAATACTACGAAGCTGATGAAATACTAAAG TTGAGACAAAGCGCGTTGAAGAAAGAAGATGCAGATCTGCAacttgaaatggaaaaacttgAGAGGGAACGCAACTTACACATTAGAGAACTGAAACGTATACACAACGAGGACCAATCACGCTTCAACTCTCATCCTGTGCTCAACGAGCGATACCTTTTACTCATGCTCTTAGGAAAGGGAGGTTTCAGCGAAGTGCATAAG GCATTTGATCTAAAAGAACAACGCTATGTAGCCTGCAAGGTACATCAACTTAATAAAGACtggaaagaagataaaaaagccAATTATATCAA gCACGCACTACGGGAATATAATATTCACAAGTCGCTAGATCATCCCAGAGTTGTAAAACTATACGATGTCTTTGAAATTGACGCTAATTCGTTCTGTACAGTTTTGGAGTATTGCGATGGTCACGATTTAGATTTCTACCTCAAACAG catAAAACTATACCGGAGAGGGAAGCGAGATCAATCGTGATGCAGGTCGTATCTGCTCTCAAGTAtcttaacgaaataaaaccaCCCGTCATTCACTACGATTTGAAACCAG gTAATATTTTGTTAACCGAAGGAAATGTCTGTGGTGAAATTAAAATCACAGATTTTGGATTAAGTAAAGTTATGgacgaagaaaattacaaTCCAGATCATGGAATGGATCTAACTTCACAAGGAGCTGGTACCTACTG GTACCTCCCACCGGAGTGTTTCGTTGTTGGGAAAAATCCACCAAAAATATCATCGAAGGTTGATGTCTGGAGTGTTGGCGTTATATTCTATCAATGTCTCTATGGCAAAAAG ccatTTGGTCATAATCAGTCGCAGGCAACAATCTTAGAGGAAAATACAATACTAAAGGCAACAGAGGTTCAGTTCGCCAACAAACCAACAGTGAGCAACGAAGCTAAG AGCTTTATTCGAAGCTGTTTAGCGTATAGGAAAGAGGAGCGTATAGACGTGCTGACGTTGGCCCGACACGAATACCTACAGCCTCCGGTGCCAAAGCATAACCGTCAGGCTAAcagccagcagcagcagcaacaacagcagcaacaaatccagcagcagcaacagcaaacGTCGTTTACCACTGGAATGTTCAGTGGTATGAATGCGTCTAGCAGTTCGTAG